In the Oscillospiraceae bacterium genome, CCGGCAGCACATGCGGTATCTGGAGCCGCTGTTTATGCCGCTGCTGCTGGTCACGCTGAACACGTTGGACGAGCAGCTCTCCGCCGCCCGCCGCGGGGTGCTGGCTGCGCTGACCGCTGTGTGGGGCGTCGGCTTCATCGCCTTCTGCCGGGCCATCGGCGCGGGCGCGGGAGACAACACCCTGCTGCAGTGGTTTGACTTTGTGGCCGACCGCCTCGACCGTCTGCCGGTGCTGGGTCTCAACGGCTGGCTGCTGGTCTGGCGGTGCATTATTGTGGTTGGTGCGGCCGTCATCGGCGCGCTGCTGCTGCGCCGCAAGGCCCGGCGGGCCATGGCTGGCGCGGTGCTGGCCCTCTGTGTGTTGTGCTACGCAGGCGAGTGGCGCATCAACCGCTGGACCTACGGCATCGATGCCGAAACGATGCAGGCAGCCAGCGACCTGAACGACAGCCTGCACGAGCTGGACGGTACGGTGCTGTTTATCCCCTACGGCATCCGCCAGCGGAACAGCCAACTCATTGAAACTTACGTCGACCGCGATTTTTATATTGCGGAATATGAGACCCTGGTGCAGACCGGTCTGCTGGATGACGGTGTGCTGGACCTGACCACCGAAGCCCCCGCGCCGGAGTACCCCGGCCATGCCTACACCGATCTGGCCGAAGCTGATTGGCTGCTGGTATCTGACGATGTACCACTGGATACCACAAACCTCACCCCCTCTGGCATCGCCTGCCCGGCCGGGTATACCTTGTGGCAGAATCGCGCCCCCACCCAAGTGCAATTTTAAGAAAACTGTCAATTTTTACAATAAAACACGTCAATCTTTGCATAGGTTGCGGATTTGTTGACGCTTTACAATTTCACGAGAATACGTTACAATACAAACATACCACTAAGGTAAGGAGAGAGAGCTTTGTTTACTATCATGAAACGGAGAGAGCTGAACCCCACTGTTACCGAGCTTTGGATCAAAGCACCGTTGATCGCAAAGAAGGCAAAGGCCGGTCAGTTCATCATTGTTCGCGCGAAGGAAGATTCCGAGCGCATCCCCCTGACCATCGCCGGTTTCGACCGCGAGGCCGGTACGGTTTCCATCATTTTCCAGGTGGTGGGTGCCGGCACCATGCAGCTGAACGCGCTGAAAGAGGGCGAGGCTGTCCACGACTTCGTCGGCCCCTTGGGCAAAGCCACCGAGATCGAGGGCTTGAAGAATGTCTGCGTTGTCGGCGGCGGCGTCGGCTGTGCTATCGCACTGCCCATCGCCCAGGCACTGCATGCCCAGGGCACCAAGGTGACCGGCATTGTCGGTTTCCGCAACAAGGACCTGGTCATCCTGGAGGATGAGTTCCGCGCCTGCTGCGATGAGTTCATCATTATGACCGACGACGGTTCTTACGGCGATAAGGGTGTTGTTACCGCCCCGCTGGAGCAGAAGATCGTCGATGGCGCCAACTTTGATGAAGTCATCACCATCGGACCGCTGATTATGATGAAATTCGTCGTCAAGACCACCAAACCCCACAATGTCAAGACTGTTGTCTCCATGAACCCGATCATGGTCGACGGCACCGGCATGTGCGGCGGTTGCCGCCTGACCGTTGGCGGCCAGACCAAGTTTGCCTGTGTGGACGGCCCCGACTTTGACGGTTTTGAGGTCGACTTTGACGAAGCTATGCACCGCGGCACCATGTACAAGCCTTTTGAGGCCCACGCCCGCGAGGCCGAGTGCAATCTGCTGAAACAGGAGGTGCAGTAATTATGCCGAATATGGACCCGAAAAAGTGCCCCATGCCCAGCCAGGAGCCGAATGTCCGTAATAAAAACTTTAAAGAGGTCGCCCTCGGCTATACCGAGGAGATGGCCATTAACGAAGCCAAGCGCTGCCTGCAGTGCAAGAACCACCCCTGCCGCAGCGGCTGCCCTGTTGAGATCGATATTCCCGGCTTCATCAAGCACGTCGCCGAGGGTGATTTTGAGGCCGCCTATAACGTGATCGCCCAGTCCAGTGCGCTGCCCGCCGTCTGCGGCCGTGTCTGCCCGCAGGAGCATCAGTGCGAGGGCAAGTGCGTCCGCGGCATCAAGGGCGAATCCGTCGGCATCGGCCGTCTGGAGCGCTTTGTTGCGGACTGGTACCGCAACAACGTACATACCAAGCCTGTTGCCCCCGCCCCCAACGGCCACAAGGTGGCTGTCATCGGCGCTGGTCCCTCCGGCCTGACCGTCGCCGGCGACCTGGCCAAGCTGGGCTACAAGGTCACCGTTTACGAGGCCCTGCATGTGGCCGGCGGCGTTCTGATGTACGGCATCCCTGAGTTCCGTCTGCCCAAGGACATCGTCCAGCACGAGGTCGAGGGCCTGAAGGAGCTGGGCGTTGACATCGAGACCAACATGGTCGTCGGCAAGGTCCTGACCATCGACGAGCTGATGAACGACTACGGCTTCGAGGCTGTCTATGTTGCCTCCGGTGCCGGTCTGCCCCGCTTCATGGGCATTCCCGGCGAGAGCCTGAACGGCGTTTACTCCGCCAACGAGTACCTGACCCGCGTGAACCTGATGAAGGCTTACAAGGAAGGTTCCCGCACGCCCATCATGAAGTCCAAGTCTGTCGCCGTTGTTGGCGGCGGCAACGTTGCCATGGACGCCGCCCGCTGCGCCAAGCGCCTGGGCGCCGAGAATGTCTACATCGTCTACCGCCGCGGCATGGCTGAGCTGCCTGCCCGTAAGGAGGAGGTCGAGCACGCCGAGGAGGAAGGCATCATCTTTAAGACGCTGACCAACCCCACCGAGGTGCTGGGTGACGAGAACGGCTGGGTCAAGGGTATGACCTGCGTGGAGATGGAGCTGGGCGAGCCGGATGCTTCCGGCCGCCGCCGTCCCATCGTGAAAGAGGGCAGTGAGTTTGTCCTGGATGTGGACACCATGATCATGGCCCTGGGCACCAGCCCCAACCCGCTGATCCGCTCCACCACGCCGGGTCTGGACGCCGACAAGCACGGTTGCCTGATCACCAACGGCCCTGACGGCCTGACCAGCCGCCCGATGGTCTACGCTGGCGGCGATGCCGTTACCGGCGCTGCCACCGTCATCCTGGCCATGGGCGCCGGCAAGGAAGCCGCCCGTGCCATCGATGCCGCCATCATGGGCAAAGAGAAGTAATTTATAACACATAGGGTAAGGCCCCGTACTGTTAAAAGGTACGGGGCCTTACTTTCTTTTCAAAGAAAGTAAGCAAAGAAGCTTTCAATATTTCGTCACATTTGGCGGATATAATGGTATACTAATAAGTAGAGCATAAGGCTCCCCTTGAGGGGAGTTGTCACCGAAGGTGACTGAGGGGTGACCCGTGTGCCGCCCGCTGCTAAAGTCCCCCCCTCACCCGCTGCGCGCACGGGGAGCCTTTTGCCCCTACAATAGAAATACACAAAAGCTGGTATCCACCATGTATCATCCTTTCTTTCAATTCGTCCTGCCGCGTATTGGCCAGGCGGCGCTGGATGTGCTGCTGTATGTAAACTTTTTGCAGCTGCCGCCCTTGCAGCTGGTCAGCGCATGGCCGGTGCTGTATTACGGCCTACCGCTGCTGCTTATGCTGCTGCTGGCCTACATCAGCCGCGACCCGCTGGGCCTGGGCATCGTGTTCACCGGGCACCTGGTCACTTTTTACTGCATCGGTACCGGCATCGCGCTGCTCATGCGCCGGGTGGGTGGTACGCCGCAATTCGTTTGGCGCATTTTCTGGCTGGATGGCATAACGCCATGGCTGCTGACGGCTTTCATCATGTGGTGGGGCCGCCGCCGCGCCCTGAAACTGTGTACCACAAAATATAATATAACTACGCATAAAAAATTGCCCCATGGCGCTTTGCGCATCGTGCAGATCAGCGATGTCCACCCCCGCGCCTGCGCAGCCATGGATCACACCCGCATCCCCGAACTGCGGGAGAAAATTGCCGCCTGCCGCCCCGACCTGCTGGTGTTGACCGGCGATATTTTCGACGAATTCACCGAGCCGGAGGAACTGGAAGCATTCTGTAGCCTGTTCGGCGAGATCGACGCGCCTCTGGGCAAATACTACGTGCTGGGCAATCACGACCTGTTCCACCATTGGCGGGAGCCAAGCTTCGGCCGTGCGGACTTGGAGCAGGGCTTGGCCAAAGCGGGCGTGCGCCTGCTGGAAGATACCGGCGTTATGCTGCCCTGCGGCGTGCGCATCGTGGGCCGCAAAGACTATTTGTATACGAATGGCCAGCGTTTTACTGCCGCCCAGTTGATTCCCGGCGGGCCGGATGACCGCTATACTGTCTGGCTGGACCACGAGCCGCGGGACTTTAAGAATGCCGCAGCTGCCGGTGCGGATCTGATTTTAAGCGGCCACACTCACGGCGGGCAGGTCTGGCCTGCCGGTGCGGTGGGCATGGTCGCCAAAAACGAGCGCAACTACGGCCAAAAAAAGATCACCGATACCTGCACTGCCATCGTAAGCGGCGGCACCGGCACCTGGGGCTACAAATTCCGCACCCAGGGCCGCACGGAAATTGTTTGTGTTGAAATTAAGCAGGTGTGATAGTAAGCCCCCCTCTGCGAGGGGGCCCTTTTATTGTATCCCCTATTTATGCCATAAAGAACTTTTCGCTCCTCTCCCCCTTGCTCATGCAGTGATCTTAAAATTCTTTTGCGTACTTTTCTTATAAGAAAAGTACGACCTGCGCATACTTACCCCAGGGGGATTTTTCTATGAAAATTACATTTTATGGCACGAGAGACTATGACCATTTATACTTTGACGTACTGGCTGCCGATCCTGAATATGGGTGCGACATCCGCTTTTTGGCAGCTAATCTGGACAAGGACACCGCACCCTTGGCGGCCGGGGGCGAGGCGGTGTGCGCGTTCGTCAACGCCGACGGCTCGGCCCCGGTGCTGGAAACGCTGGCTGCCGTCGGGGTAAAACTGCTGCTGCTTCGCTGCGCCGGGTTCAATAACGTGGACCTGGACGCCGCCAAGCGCTGCGGCATCACAGTGCTGCGGGTGCCCGGTTACAGCCCCGAGGCCGTGGCCGAACACGCCATGGCGCTGGCCATGGCCGCCAACCGCCGCATCTGCAAAGCCTACATCAAGGTGCGCAACAATAACTTTGCGCTGGACGGCCTGCTGGGTCACACGCTGTACGGCTCCGCCGCCGGCATCGTGGGCACTGGGCGCATCGGCGCGGCCATGGCCCGCATCTGCTGCGGCTTCGGCATGACCGTGCTGGCCTATGACCAGTACCGCAACCCTGCGCTGGAGGGCCTGGTGCGGTACGTCGGGCTGGAGGAACTGCTGCGCACGGCGGACCTCGTCAGCCTGCACTGCCCGCTGACGCCGGAGACCCACCACATGATTGACGCCGATGCCATCAAAATGATGCGGGACAGCGCTATTTTAGTCAACACCAGCCGGGGCGGGCTGATCGATACTCACGCGCTGATCGATGCGCTGCGCCAGCGCAAATTTGCCGGGGTGGGGCTGGATGTCTACGAGACCGAGGACAACCAAATTTTTGAGGATTACTCCGACGACGTGCTGCGCAGTGTGGTCGTGCCGGTACTGCTCAGCTTTCCTAATGTGGTCATCACCAGCCACCAGGCTTTTTTTACCCGCACCGCCCTGCAAAGCATTGCCATAACTACGATGGAAAATGCCCGTGCCTTCGCCCGCGGCGAAAAGCTGGTAAACCTGGTGGAATAAAGCAAAATACCGCTTGACAGTAATCCGAAATCGGACTATAATAGCAGAGTCCGATTTCGGATTATTGCTGTTTTGAGAGGAGACAACCCGCCTTGGAAGAGAACGCTGCACTGTCTGCCAAAAGCCTGATTGAACAGGAAAACCGACAGTATAACGAAACAAACGCATTATATCACGCGGCGGCGGTGCAGTTCGGCCTGTCGGATACAGCATTCTGGATTCTGTATGCGCTGTACAGCAGTGCCGCCCCGCTTACACAGGTGCAGATGTGCGCCGAATGGTGCCTGCCCAAGCAGACCCTCAACTCGGCGGTGCGCAGCATGGTGGAACAGGGGCTGCTGGTGCTGACCCCGGCCCCCGGCGGCAAGCGTGCCAAGAACCTGAACCTGACCGAAGCGGGCCGCGCCTTGGCCGAAAAAACCATAGCGCGGGTTGTCCGGGCGGAGGCGG is a window encoding:
- a CDS encoding metallophosphoesterase, which encodes MYHPFFQFVLPRIGQAALDVLLYVNFLQLPPLQLVSAWPVLYYGLPLLLMLLLAYISRDPLGLGIVFTGHLVTFYCIGTGIALLMRRVGGTPQFVWRIFWLDGITPWLLTAFIMWWGRRRALKLCTTKYNITTHKKLPHGALRIVQISDVHPRACAAMDHTRIPELREKIAACRPDLLVLTGDIFDEFTEPEELEAFCSLFGEIDAPLGKYYVLGNHDLFHHWREPSFGRADLEQGLAKAGVRLLEDTGVMLPCGVRIVGRKDYLYTNGQRFTAAQLIPGGPDDRYTVWLDHEPRDFKNAAAAGADLILSGHTHGGQVWPAGAVGMVAKNERNYGQKKITDTCTAIVSGGTGTWGYKFRTQGRTEIVCVEIKQV
- the gltA gene encoding NADPH-dependent glutamate synthase: MPNMDPKKCPMPSQEPNVRNKNFKEVALGYTEEMAINEAKRCLQCKNHPCRSGCPVEIDIPGFIKHVAEGDFEAAYNVIAQSSALPAVCGRVCPQEHQCEGKCVRGIKGESVGIGRLERFVADWYRNNVHTKPVAPAPNGHKVAVIGAGPSGLTVAGDLAKLGYKVTVYEALHVAGGVLMYGIPEFRLPKDIVQHEVEGLKELGVDIETNMVVGKVLTIDELMNDYGFEAVYVASGAGLPRFMGIPGESLNGVYSANEYLTRVNLMKAYKEGSRTPIMKSKSVAVVGGGNVAMDAARCAKRLGAENVYIVYRRGMAELPARKEEVEHAEEEGIIFKTLTNPTEVLGDENGWVKGMTCVEMELGEPDASGRRRPIVKEGSEFVLDVDTMIMALGTSPNPLIRSTTPGLDADKHGCLITNGPDGLTSRPMVYAGGDAVTGAATVILAMGAGKEAARAIDAAIMGKEK
- a CDS encoding sulfide/dihydroorotate dehydrogenase-like FAD/NAD-binding protein, with translation MFTIMKRRELNPTVTELWIKAPLIAKKAKAGQFIIVRAKEDSERIPLTIAGFDREAGTVSIIFQVVGAGTMQLNALKEGEAVHDFVGPLGKATEIEGLKNVCVVGGGVGCAIALPIAQALHAQGTKVTGIVGFRNKDLVILEDEFRACCDEFIIMTDDGSYGDKGVVTAPLEQKIVDGANFDEVITIGPLIMMKFVVKTTKPHNVKTVVSMNPIMVDGTGMCGGCRLTVGGQTKFACVDGPDFDGFEVDFDEAMHRGTMYKPFEAHAREAECNLLKQEVQ
- a CDS encoding MarR family transcriptional regulator, with translation MEENAALSAKSLIEQENRQYNETNALYHAAAVQFGLSDTAFWILYALYSSAAPLTQVQMCAEWCLPKQTLNSAVRSMVEQGLLVLTPAPGGKRAKNLNLTEAGRALAEKTIARVVRAEAAAICRMGLERMETDLAIRQGYLQKLREEFTQLKEKTDGHKTENL
- a CDS encoding 2-hydroxyacid dehydrogenase, with protein sequence MKITFYGTRDYDHLYFDVLAADPEYGCDIRFLAANLDKDTAPLAAGGEAVCAFVNADGSAPVLETLAAVGVKLLLLRCAGFNNVDLDAAKRCGITVLRVPGYSPEAVAEHAMALAMAANRRICKAYIKVRNNNFALDGLLGHTLYGSAAGIVGTGRIGAAMARICCGFGMTVLAYDQYRNPALEGLVRYVGLEELLRTADLVSLHCPLTPETHHMIDADAIKMMRDSAILVNTSRGGLIDTHALIDALRQRKFAGVGLDVYETEDNQIFEDYSDDVLRSVVVPVLLSFPNVVITSHQAFFTRTALQSIAITTMENARAFARGEKLVNLVE